AGATTTACGTATTGTAACGCCGAGAGACCTGGAAAACGATGTTATTGTCAAAGATGCCAGTTagagtaattttttaaaaataaaagtgtCTCGTTATCGCACCGAAAGCACAGATCATTCCGAACATCACGCAGAATATTCCACCGACTATGGGCTCTGGAATGATGATGAAAACGGCGCCGAATTTGCTAATTAGGCCTTGCAGTATCATGAGCGCGCACGCCCACTGAATAACTCTACGACTACCAACTTTCGTAACACCTGCAACGTTAAAAGCCATGAGTACGATGtttcattttttataaaaatgtattatttaccTATGGTTCCAACATTTTCTCCAAACGTATTTGTGCCGTTTCCACTGCCCCAGAGGCCGGCCAACATGGTGCCCAAACCTTCCATACCGATACCCCGGTTAATGGCGTGAACCGGTGGCGGAGGAGCGCctgaaaattatatttcagaTCTTGATCTCGACGTATATTGTCAAGGATAGTCTTCTGAGTAATTTTCAATAGGTTTTAATTAATCAGAAATTCTTTGTATTGCGTACCACACATTCTAGATGTAGTCGGATAGTAGCTGATCGATTCTACTGTACATGCCAATACCCCAGCAAGCATACCCAATACGCCAGACAGGGTTACAGTCGGCGTGCCCCACTGGCCAGGATACGGCACACGGAACCACGGAGATTGGCTGATAATTTTTATCTTACTGTCCGACCTTGCTGGATGACCGACTGGCAGAACATCGGTCACGGTTAGGATCGTACAGATTATCCACATGACTACTATTGTTAGTAGCACCTGTAGTTAATCAGCCAGTCACGAATTACTGTTAATATTAAAGTTCGCTGTTTTTTAGCTTGATGGTTAACACTGCttagaaatataataaaaatatagtaTCTGGTTTAAGTAGGGGCTGCATCCTTTAAAATGAGACCAAGTTACGCTAAGTTTAGTGCTCCTCTACATTTATAGACGAGCGTAGATTTGTGggtttgttaatatttttaccGGGAATAGTTTGAACAGTTCGAACCACACGACTCGTATCCCTTCGCCTTTGCGGTACATCAGAATCGGGAACGGCACGTTGACAAGTATCTGGGAGTACAGTGTTAACATCAGTATCGTTCTGGAAAGTCAATAGATATAGaattacattttttttattactgGGACTGCTCGTATTTAAGATACAGTAGAGTTCCGATTATCCGGAATATCCGACAggggtctaaatttttcggcgaaaaaaaaaaatttcaaatcgttctaaaaaaattatttctgattccgggggtcaattacaatcattttttgtgaatacacatacctccgaaatcttatccactttcgagaaaaaaattcttaaccaaaaatataatatgtaaCCAGAAATGGttctcatgcgtatgtttaaaaaatcataactcctgaacggattgaaggattttaatttttaaaaatgcaaacgacgcggatTTTAATCAAGCATATgcagaaattctaggaatgttcGAATCATTTTTCCTTAaccctgtaaagtgagaaaatctCCATAAAAGTTGTCCAATTTCTCGTTTTTAGCACTTTATATGTAGGTATAGTCCAGTTATCCGGGATATTTGATTTCCCGGCATTACCCCAGTTTCGAGTATGCCAGATAATTGGAATTTTACTGTAATTGTTTCAGAATCCTACCCAGCTGCGATGCCCCAATGTTGCGATGCCGCGTCAGCTGCATTTTCGAAAAGGGATAATCCAACCAGCGAGACTGTCGGTACGATCGTGAGTGGAGTtatgaatttcaataaatagCCGATAATACCTGCGCAAAAAAGATACGCGACGTAGGGGAAAAAGTTTAGCGAGGGTTCTAatgaattacaaaatttttgaaCTGATTCGAATGAGTTTCTCGTACCTCCAAATCCGAGGACCACTTGAAACAAAGCGGACACCGCGATCGCCCCCGAGAGTTCTCTCATACGGACCTGCCATAATTCGGTACGATTCTCGGGGGACATTTCGTTCAAAATTTCTGGCGCTGGACACTTCCATTGCGGTAGATTCAACAGTGCCAGAGTTGGGACCAGAAACGATATGGTCCCTCCTTGTACCAGTGGCAATCTGCAATGGAAagcattaaatattaaaataattatccatttAAAACCGTCCCTAATGTTTCATAATTTTCTGAATTTCCGGGTTGGGGACCTTCACTTGTTAGTGTTTATTATTAAACACTAGATAATTCTTTTGCTTGCACGTGATCACTAACGTGTCTCGACACATTGAAAGTCTCAAACATATTATCTCGAACGATAATCATCCCGTAATTTGTGAAATTGCGAAATTCTGCTCGCTTCGTAtcgtaaaatgtaaaataaagatcgacaaCTCATTCCCGGAACTTGTCAGGGATCGCTAACAAGCCATAAATCTTGCTAAACGAGAGTACAATGCTATTTTCTCGCAATAAACTTGCAAGACCGTCAACATAAGTTGTAGATGCGACTTATGAGTATCCGGCAAACTGTTTGTAATGTATCTATTGTTCGCCATGAATATCAAATTCATGTAAATTCGAATAACACGTCGTCTCGTTACTTTGTTAGAAAAATCACTTATCGTAcgtgtaaatataattattcggaATTACTTGTAAATTGCAGTCGTACTTGTACACTGCAACGTATAATTTGCTCGTCTGGGTTGTAAAATGCAAATTAAGGTACAGATATAATTATCTGAGACGTTACCATCTTCCATTGGTACATTTATACGTTTTAAGTTACTGTAAACTTTATTGACGCACGTATAAAAATAAACCAATTTGCGTATGCACGCTGTTTTCATACTTTTGTTGCAAATATGAGCAAAGGGAATGAAGTTAGATAATTGATTAAGTACTTCATCGGACTGAGTAATTAATACGTAATAATTGATCGATTGGAATCTTATTTTCAATGATTGCTGAATTAAACAATCGTAATTGAATTCGATGAGCGCCAGCGAGATAAGTGACATCATGTACTTTTTCTTCATATTTTCGCTAACAGATTGCGAGCCATAATCGTCGTGCAACCATAAAGATGACACACGGACAAACAGCTTCAATTAAGCGTCGATTGCCGAGTTGATGGATTAAAACGATTCGTTCCATCTTTCGTAGCGAACCAAAATTGGTACAGAGTAAACATAACTGGTCCCATAAATCAGGGAAAATACATAATGAGATTGACGATGTCTACAGTGTGAATGCTTCTATCAGACTCGTTACCTGCATCCTATGACGGTCTGGAAAAATGTCACCAATCCTGTAACGAAGATCATGGTGGAGATAATGTAACTTCTGGATGGATCATCCTCGGCCATGCACAAAGCTGGCGTCAAGATGAAAGGAATGGAGACGATCGCTCCTATCATGGTCAAATAATGCTGAAAAAAACGTGTCGTATTTGTTtatcttttcttttaattagaagaaGATAAAAATCGCGAAGAAAGTAAATGGAATTTGAACGCTAGACACATAAAACGATTATAATAATCTCGACCGTTGAGACTGTAACAAACATAATTGAATATCCTATCAAGATTAACGGTGAAATCTTTCGGATTACGAGTCTACGAGATTTTAATAGAGATTTGCAATTCGTTTGAAGAGCTTTCGAAGCCAAGTTCTGTGGCCAACTGGCGAAGAGTAATACCTGGAGAGCCATGAACAGGCACAGGTACCATGGTGGAACGTCGTCGATCCCGTACGTAAGATTCGTGCTCCTGTTATTGCTACTGGCGATCTTGACATCTTGCTGATCGAGGGATGAATTAAGGGATGAATCTATATTCTGAAACAACCGTAAAGCATACGCTCAGTGATATCAAGCACGCGCGCAGTGGACCAGAATCGTTTCGAATCCGTAGAGTGGCGACAAATTCGAAGCTAACTGGATCATTTACCCTATCTAAGGCCGCCTGGTTGCTCCCGAGAAATGTTTAAATTTTTCTCCTACGGTGTTGGCGATTTTTTTAATGACGTCGTAATTTTTACACGCAGGTTGCAAAGTCTCCAATTCGAGCCGCGGCAACGAGAACGCAAACCAACGTGGTAACCACCCAGAAAAACAAGAATAGATGCCAAGCTAGACAGCATCTCACGCGGCGTAcagaaaatatttgttattatAATAAGAAACCGGGTTACGTAATTACGTAGGAGAACGAAATTGCCGGGAATAATTGTATCGCCATGCTCGTTAACACGGTAAAACTGCGCTGCAGCATTAACATTCAGTAAAAAGACATAATTAAAGGAAGCCGTATTAGGTAACCGATAATCGCATTTTTATGTAAATCATTTTATCAGCTTGATAGATTTACAAATCGCAACGCTTTTCTTCGTTTCGTGATTATCGACGAATCTCGTGTAACTTTATGTCGATCGCGGCACCGATTGTTATCGTTTCTCATTCAGGATTCGAaattaatgattttaatttttcaatgaacGGAAATAAGTAAAAATCACACGAGACAAGGTCTGGCAAATACAATAGCAAAATACTCCAAACGATCTCCAATAACTTTTTCACCGTCGAAAATAACTCTTTTGTACGATGGCTTTTAGTTCATCCGTTTATGAAATGTTTTTCGCTATTAATCGTCTAGTTTACAATAAAACGTTAAACTATCGCAGTTGACGCGAACGTATTCATTGCACGaggtaataaaaattgtt
This genomic window from Colletes latitarsis isolate SP2378_abdomen chromosome 8, iyColLati1, whole genome shotgun sequence contains:
- the LOC143344890 gene encoding solute carrier family 23 member 1 isoform X2, with translation MALQHYLTMIGAIVSIPFILTPALCMAEDDPSRSYIISTMIFVTGLVTFFQTVIGCRLPLVQGGTISFLVPTLALLNLPQWKCPAPEILNEMSPENRTELWQVRMRELSGAIAVSALFQVVLGFGGIIGYLLKFITPLTIVPTVSLVGLSLFENAADAASQHWGIAAGTILMLTLYSQILVNVPFPILMYRKGEGIRVVWFELFKLFPVLLTIVVMWIICTILTVTDVLPVGHPARSDSKIKIISQSPWFRVPYPGQWGTPTVTLSGVLGMLAGVLACTVESISYYPTTSRMCGAPPPPVHAINRGIGMEGLGTMLAGLWGSGNGTNTFGENVGTIGVTKVGSRRVIQWACALMILQGLISKFGAVFIIIPEPIVGGIFCVMFGMICAFGLSALQYVNLNSARNLYILGFSIFFPLVLSKWMIKHSDVIQTGNDIADGVITVLLSTTILVGGVVGCLLDNIIPGTAEERGLIAWSKEMELNTVTDDKEDQGEYVPNTFDFPFGMNVLRRWKWTYYVPFLPTYKPGIYSCGQKKR
- the LOC143344890 gene encoding solute carrier family 23 member 1 isoform X1; translated protein: MYENGMTEMTEVNIDSSLNSSLDQQDVKIASSNNRSTNLTYGIDDVPPWYLCLFMALQHYLTMIGAIVSIPFILTPALCMAEDDPSRSYIISTMIFVTGLVTFFQTVIGCRLPLVQGGTISFLVPTLALLNLPQWKCPAPEILNEMSPENRTELWQVRMRELSGAIAVSALFQVVLGFGGIIGYLLKFITPLTIVPTVSLVGLSLFENAADAASQHWGIAAGTILMLTLYSQILVNVPFPILMYRKGEGIRVVWFELFKLFPVLLTIVVMWIICTILTVTDVLPVGHPARSDSKIKIISQSPWFRVPYPGQWGTPTVTLSGVLGMLAGVLACTVESISYYPTTSRMCGAPPPPVHAINRGIGMEGLGTMLAGLWGSGNGTNTFGENVGTIGVTKVGSRRVIQWACALMILQGLISKFGAVFIIIPEPIVGGIFCVMFGMICAFGLSALQYVNLNSARNLYILGFSIFFPLVLSKWMIKHSDVIQTGNDIADGVITVLLSTTILVGGVVGCLLDNIIPGTAEERGLIAWSKEMELNTVTDDKEDQGEYVPNTFDFPFGMNVLRRWKWTYYVPFLPTYKPGIYSCGQKKR